atgagccccctcgacatgaccacgcatcgacgtagcattggacaggcaaGGGGACATCAGCCATCctctgtagaggatctagttcctccgacgcagcctgagccaggtcatgtcgggagtagtagtcagcatacgtcGAGCACATCTgtaggagatgtgcggcctgcttgggttgatgcggtcatctcacagctgactgcgcatatcgatcataagatcgatcgatcgctcgaggctatatcggcgtctgttgccgaactcacccatcgtgtaactatcctcaacgacaaggttgataccttgacttaggaggtacggagttcgacttttgcggataacgttatcatctgactgttgtttactacattttattaaatcttgtattttatttttaatatttgtaatgaaaaatattattgaatatttctaccgtttgttaatttcaatttttaatcttctttgatgttatatttttcaactttaatactaaatcactgcatttcaaatatatataaacataaatatatatttatatattacaaattgtgtatatataaatatatacaattcaattttttagacttgttcacaaattatgcacaataaaaaccacattatttttaaattaaagtcatttaatttaaatttacaatgaatgttcgaacgttattacttaacgttcgaacattgacAGAAaatttttacgttcgaacgttaattaataacgtgcgaacggttgcgccaaaacattttacattcaaacgtaaacagacataacgttcgaacatatatgtgacgttcgaacgtatatttcccatatgttggaacgtaaaaaaatctcattctatctttagtgacggttttcagaaactgtcacagaaaatgccttttagtgacgatctatggactgtcacaattttccaaccgtcactaaaaagcaattatgttgtagtgaaCTCTGTGTTCCTATTGTCCCTGTTGAATACACTTGTTTCCATTGTTTCAATATCTAGTAACATTTGATGCACTCTGTTCAGTACTGATTTAGGTTCAATCAAAAtgctttagaaaataaattcattcctTCCCCACCACAAATTCCAAAAAAACTAGAGACAGTTCttccatttatttcttttgcaaGTTACTGAACATATCTTCTAATAGTACCTTTAGACTCTTACATGATGCCTTGCTTTTTTGAATATTCATTGAGCATTGTCCCAAGATATCATTTGCCGAGATGCATTCTCATAGAATATGTTCTGTGGTTTCTGGTTCTTTTAAGCAAAGAGGAAAAATCTGATCTTCCAATATCTTCTTCTTGCACAAGTTCACCTTACTAGGTAGAATGTTGAGACAAGCTCTCCACGAGAAATTTTTTGTAGCATGAGGGATATCTAGTTTCCATATTCTGGTCCAGTCTTCTACATTATAGGATTTTTGTGAACTTtggccttttttattttttttctttctttcttgaagCTTTCCTTGTAGATAATAAGCATTCCTAGctgtaaatattaatgttttgaataccgtaccggtgACCATTTCGGTTGAGGCATTGAAACGAGATATTTCGGTATCGGTATTGTTTCAGATATCGTTTTggaatagtttatatataaataaattatatatataaattatatttcaaaagaatagtatatatataaattataaatagtttggtATGAATTTAggggtttaaaaataaacttgtagtttgaagaaatgaaataaaagaagaaaaagaagaaaaaaagtaatgCCCGAAATATCGGTCGATACGGGCCAAAACGGCTGAAATTTTGACCGGTACGAAACTATACATTTCTCTGTACCAGCTACGTCATAGAAACGATATATTCCGACCATACCGACCGGTATGGTATgaaattcaaaacattggtagATGTACCATCTTTTGTGCTTCTCCACATCAGTTTGTCTGGCTTGTTGTAAAGGCTAATAGGAATCTGGCTTATTGTTTCAGCATCTTCCTTTGAAAAGACTTCTTTCATTAATTGAGGCAGTGCAACGAAAGGTAGCAAGGAAGAAAGGGGCAGAGAGGGTCGGTCTCGAAGGGAAAGGGCTAAGAGGGCATACGACTCTTTGATTGTCTGTGGGTAAGCGTATTCAAATTATCGTGTATTTTCCTATGTGGCTTCAGTTGAGTTGAGGGCTGATTTAGTGGGATTCTCAGCCCGACCGTTGGGAAGCagttctcattttatttaattatgcaaGTATCTtgtctaattttatttacataagtACGTGACATCCCTAATCTAAGGAAAGATGGTGTTACATTTTATCTCTCCCTTATCAATTTCTCCCTCCcgctttctcttcttccttttcctcAGGATTTTAGCCGTCGTCCATCATTGCTAGCCCCTGCCCAGCCGTGAGCCACCAAGAACCACCTCGGCAACATTGCGAGTCACTAGCTGCACGTCGCGCCCCTTCTTAACCGCAAACCACCACTTGCATCGCACCAGCAAGCCACCCAGTCTACCTCCACCTTGAGTAGCACCATAACAGCCACAACAATAGCATAGACAACACCGATCGCCACCACCGTGATGGTCAGCCACCAACCACCGTGAGCAACAACCATTGCAAGCCCACCTACACTGCTCCACCCAAAATCATGATTGAAGAACGATGAAACCAGAGTAAACCACCACCCTGATAGCCCTTGCCCCTGCACCTTGAGCTCGTTGTCGCCATCCATCACCATTAGGTAAAGATCTGATCTTCGGTTTCTGTCTCCTTCGGGTGGCAGGCACACTGCGAGGCCATTGTGGCTAGGGGGTTTCTTGCTAGCCATCACCTATCTCGCATGGGAGATATGTTGTCTGCATTGGTGGGGTAGGTTCGAGCTTGCCATGGGGTGATGAGTGTCATGTTGGCGACAGAAATCGCCTCTAGTGGTTTCTGAGGTCTCTCCCGATGGGCCTCGTGCCTAACGGCGTGCCAACTCCACCCTCGATATTGAGCATCAAATTTATGTGTGCAGTGCCATCAATGCACCAACGAAAGGAAAAATGGCTGAAACGTAGTTTTCTACCTCAAACAAAATTTACTGTTGATAAGGCGATGGGAATCGTGGGAtggatatataaaagaatatttgatGAAACACAACAATCAAATTGCTTTGtaccaaaataaaaactaaccaatggtaaaataaaatcactcatGCATTACCGCTTCAGTGCACAGAATttcaggaaaataaatattcattcaCCGGAACTACTGTAGCCATGATTgaccaaaataaatattatccttatttatttaaacaGAGCGAAACCAACAACAAAAGCTACAAGAAATCCATTATCTTGTGAAATTGAAACTCATCAATCACTAAGATCCACAAATCCAGTTATCCATAATAACTAGCCTTCCAAACGTAGCAGCAATTAATGAAATTCAATCTTAACGAGCTAGGTTTGGTTtataaatccatctcaattcatcagaactcatcattataatttttttaaattttaatataaaatataataaataatttaattttttaaaattttaaaataataataatattaaaaaataataatctaacgatattttatcatcttaactcaactcaattcaacattcaaatacaaccTAATACTACGTACTTAAAATCAACGCAGTAAACCAGCCCTTCAACGTTACAACGCTCGgggatatatataaatatttatatatataaattttgctaTTCATTAATATCTTCACACGATacatattacattttatttatttaatataatttatacgataaaaaaataaaaaaaataaaatgtgatttgcgaaaataatgaatatatatatatatatatatataatgtactttGTTCTTCTCCCGTTTCTCCCGTATGCTGTGGCCACTGGCTCTCCACCACGTCAGGTCTGAAGTGAAAAAGCCAGTGAGTTAGCTGTCCATTACATTTAGAATCTCTAGGAGAGGCGCTGAGAATCATTAGAAtatcattctctttcttttcaaataataaattcaacgGGAGCTTCGATTGCCAAGTGAAACcacaatataaaattaaaaatccgATCGAATCCACAACAAATTTTACGGGAGTTTTGTTGGGTATCGGAAGTTTTGTTTTCAATGTTCGCTTAAAATTTCCTATCTTTTAACTTCCACGCATTGCAATACTCATGGAAGATGGCGTTTTAATTCGAACGCGTACTGGCATGCGGCATTACTCTTACATAGCTTCTGCTtaggttatttttataattaagagtaatgctaatcGCAGGGAAAGTAGCGGTGATAGCAGCCACGTCGAGGTTACAAGCTTTGTCCAACTGCTTTTCTCGTCCTTACTGCAGGCCGAACCATATCCAAACAGTACCTGTACCAGTACCCCCACACGACGTGTTCATAAGCCACCGGGGGCCCGATACCAGAAGAAACCTTTCTGGTTTACTCTACGACCACCTTCTCCGGCTTGGGCATAGGCCTTTCCTCGACTACCGAAACATGAAAGCCGGTGACAAGTTGTCGGAAACGATCGATACCGCCATTCGAGATTGTAAAGTTGGTGTTGTAGTTTTCTCACCCAGATTTTGTGAGTCCTCCTATTGTCTTCATGAGTTGACTCTGCTAATAGACTACAAGAAAAGGGTTATACCCATCTTTTATAATGTCAAACCGTCCCAGCTTCGGGTTGGGGACATATACAATGGAACTTGTGTTTCAGATCAGAAAGAGCTTGAGATCAGATTCAGCAGAGCACTTGAAGAAGCTAAAAATATCGTTGGACTTGACTTCAATTCATCAAAAgggtcattttctttctttctccctttaTCTTATCTTGATTGGTCTTTTCAATGACTGAAAAAATATTTCGTATATTTTGTTATCTGGTTTTGTAGAATAGAATGTCTCTAATATTGCTCTatcttttttgttctcttttcgTTTTCAGATATTGGTCAGAATTCCTACAGAGTGCTTCTGATGCCATCATAGAGCAGATCAGTCAGAGTTCCTGaaagtgtataaaaaatattctagtATGGTACGTCTGTCGAAAACTCAAGTTTCTGATTAGATATCTGTGATTCTGTATCCCGGACCTTGGGAGTtaagcaatttttttaaagtagttgGGGGATTGCACCCCAACCTTTAGACCCCTTGGCGATTCTCTGAACCAGGGGGTCCCTAAGAGCCGGGAGTGGTGCACTGGTGCCATTCGGCGCAACCATTGGCTCTCCCAACCCCTAAACAATCAAACATATACATAGTACACGAGCCGGGATAGAGATAAAGATCGGAGACAGGATACGGAAAGTCAACGGTATACGGATTATTGTTCACGCACTTTTGCCTTCTCTGCGTCCAGTGTCCTTGAAAAATTCCATGTCTGAAGAattagttttcaagtttctctCGTTTTCTGGCAAACCAaacagaacatatatatatagattcgaATCACACCTCGAAAAAGATTTGGTTGGGAGCGTATATAGGGGAAGAGAATAATTAGGAGCAGATCGAAGCAGAATATTATTACTGTTGAGTATATAATACACACAGACGCGTATAGTACTGAAACGTACGgttttatttgaagtttttttaatttttgatgaTCAGGTGGAAACGTGATTGCCTTGAAATTACATTCATGTGTCACGTGTGCGAGAATTTTATGGTAGTTGCAGATCTGCTAAGAGGACCAGCTCttaatatcataaattatatatatgatcaatgtGTGACAATCTATTTCAATGTTCATTTcagtatatatatcatgtgtaacGCAACTGGCTGCTTGTGTTGGATGGAGATTCCCAAAGGGGGAAAGACGTAAAACGCCAATGTGCCTGTTCGGCGGTTCTCTTTCTTGGGACCTGGatgtgttttattattttgtcaATATAATAATTGTAAGTTAAGACTTAAATTATGTATCTACATTTGGATAATTGTGATCGAAGACGTACGCGTAGAAATTAAGTCATGTTAAGTCGTTGACTGTTCGCTTTCTACAACTAACTGTGGCTACTATGATCTGATCTTGTTGACCTCGGGGCATGTTtatgtatatgtaaatatatacaaAACCACTTAATCATTCTGACAACAAATGGAGTGGTTAAAGAAGCATTTAATAGCTAGCTAGCGAGGACTTCCGAGTAACTTCGATAGGCACGGCGAGCAAGAATGTCCAAATATATGCCCTTTGACTGTTTTAGTGGAAACTCTTTTAAGTTATCTCCCAATTGGATTTGAAGGCCCCTCAAATACGCCAACTTTCCATGCCTATCtggttttttataaatttttttctttttctttgaaaaaattagggGATAAgtgttggaattttttattgttggttCCATCGCTGTTaattcactacaagagattgtattttttgagatgaaaattttctcGAATCTCTTGCAAATGTTGTATTGTACggacatgagagagagaggggatgaaAATAGCACTTactttgaggagagagagggacgaAAATtattgaggagagagaggggaagggagaaagagaagagaCAGCAACAAATGTCAAAGGAGGTGAATGGGAGAGATAAGCTGCAatcggttttattttttaattgtgagAATCCATACGAGGCATAATATTATTGGACGGACGACTATATTCGAGAACGACATTAAACGCCACacagcccaaaaaaaaaaagaagagtgtGAGCTTTGAACGGCGCCATGCGTGTTTTAAAATTAAGAGTTGCCCGCGAAACCACAATATAAATCCGATCAAAGGACGATGCTACTTAGTACTTAAAGTACTTACTTACCACAAGGTTTTTGCATGGTGACTTGGTGTCGAAAgttttgtttttccattttcGCTCAAAATCTTCGTTCTTTTAACTTCCACGCATTGCAATTGTCATGGAAGATGGCGTTTTGATTTGAACACGTACTGTTAGGCAGTAATCCAAAAATACAATACATAGTACACGAGCCGCGATAGAGATACAGAACGGAGACAGGACGCGAAAAGGCAAAAGGTGGATTATTGTTCACGCACTTTTGCCTTCTCTGCATCCGATGTCCTTGCAAAAGTCCATGTTTGAACATTTGTACATACACACCCATCCACCCACTTACCCACGTTGGTATGTGTACAGAGGCGAAACTAGAATTTAGTGAGTGGGGAGCGATTAACAAAATGTATTATATGTAGAGGTAAACAATAACTAACATTTAAGGTTGTAAAGTGTGTCACcgatattaatttaatattaaccATATAAGATTGTTATCTAGggacaaactaaattattaaagtcACTCATCTAAATCTCTCACTTGAACTCCATCCGACTCAATTGAACGATAAAAGTTAAGATAGAAACAACcatgtaagattttttgaaacaaatgataaaaattaagtaaataaatttttttttttgttgaatctaaAATTGAATATTGTATAgtctttataatataaatagaaataacTATATGAGATTTCTTACATTCACTCCTAATTATTAACTctatagtagtatatatatacttactaaCAAAATTAATCTAAACAAGTTAGCTAGTAGAAgacttgaaaggaaaaatttaaataaaaaaaaaaatgagattataaattttccaaatagcttataaaaagaGACCCATAGATTTTCTCATCTATTAATATACCGccttccccctttttttttttttttccaaagcaAGCATTCAATATAACGCCTGCTTCACGTGTGCTTTTCATGCGTATCGTTTTAATTTGTTGCCTAGCGACATTTTCCTGTCTCCATAGCTAGCGCATGCACAGTACTTTTACTGATGAACATGTCAATTATCATATCAACCAGCTGTGATAAtctattttagttttgtttcttTCCGGCCccttgaaaattttgaagtgaTAAGCAGTGTTGAGATTTTGTCTTGTTGGTTCCATCGCTGTTAATTAACTCAAATTTTTTCTGGTCTTAATTAATAGGACTATAATCTCTTTCGGTTTTactcaaatttgatttttttttcaaaaaaaaaaaccagctcGGGCGACCTGCTTTTCAATTTCTTGtcatttgacttttttatttgttttttttcaagtaatttttaaattattttaaacattttttataaaaaaatttacaaactcatttaaaaagattttcttaataattaagtaaaaaaattttaaaaaataaaataaaatagaaatcagTGACTTGCAGTCATGGATGTCATTAATTAACCCAGACTTCCTGTTAGGAccagttatatttataaagctTTTTTTGTCCTGATTCAGAATGATTTGCTGCGTAGTCATCACGTTCAAGCATTTAACAATAACTATCACGGTCCAGATGACGGAATATTGTGAATCCAGCTTTTGGACCGGTGCCTGCATGATGCAAACTCGTTAATTTTGGAAATGTGGCTGATATTCGCAGGACAGACTCACATGAGCACAGGGATATGGGACGCCGATTAATTAGAGAAGGCAATACCATCTTGGGTTTTCTCAAGATTCAAGAAAATTGAAAGACAAGTCAGCAGATAATCCTCCTTGATTTACTCTATGTTTTGTTACAGCACAATCAGTCAAGGACCTTGAAAACATAACTGCCATATTTGGAAAGCCAGTGCCCACACTCAATCCTTCTTGATTTACTCTTTGCTGCTATTAGATAACTTGTaaagttatttattgttttcaaaTCTTCTTTCCTGTTTTGTTAGCTACcgccaatatttttttttttggttagttcattttttgttctttcttggcCTGTATAAAGAGACCCTCTCGGCTTCCACTGtaatcatcattttattttacaatatatctgAATGTATCAAGACTCTCACAATACTTTGTCTTCATGCAATCTTCTCCTTGACAGAGTTATGCtttatttctctcattcttcatttaattctaacatggtatcagagcaggacTTTTGACCTGTTCTTCTGCTCAACTTCTTCATTTTGATCTCTTTTTGCTGCTGTCAACtctcattcaaatttcatcaTGTCTACAGATGAAACTAGCATGAATCCTTTAGCCAGAAATCTCTCACCATCCGAAGACCCCAACAGCCCATATTTCCTTCACCATTCTGATGGCATTAATACTGTTGTCATTACTCCACCTCTATCTGGCCCCAACTACCTATCATGGAGCCGATCCTTCACTTTGGCTCTCTCTATCAAGAATAAATTAGGCTTCCTTGATGGAAGCATCACCACACCTGTTACATCTAGCAATCTTTATGGACCATGGGTTAGATGTAATAATATCATCCTCTCTTGGATCCTTCACTCCATCTCCCAGGAGATATCATCAAATTTCTGCTTCATAGGTGATGCGAAGAAAGTATGGGACAAACTCAAAGACAGGTTTGCACAACCTGACAATGCTCGCATTTATCAACTTCAGCATCAACTTGGGACCATCATACAAGGAACTCAGTcagtaaatgaatattttactCAACTTAATGCAGTATGGGAAGAGATACACAACTATCGACCATCACCAAACTGCTCATGTGGCCTGTGCACTTGTGATGCACTCGGTTCTGTTGGAGAAAGGCAGCAAACAGACTATGTCTTTAAGTTCCTTATGGGCTTAAATGAGACATATGATGGCATTCGAGGTCAAATCATCATCATGAGCCCCATGCCCTCACTTGACAAAGCTTTCTCACTGGTACTTCAGGAGGAGAGACAAAGGCAGGCTCGGGTTGCCATTCTTCCAGCTGCAGAATCTTGTGCTTTGGTGGCATCTCAAAATCAGACCAAAAAGAAAGATAAGTCTGATCTCACTTGTTATAATTGTGGAAAAACTGGACACACAAAAGATAAATGCTACCGGTTGATTGGATTTCCTCCTGATTTCAAGTTTACAAAGACCAAACAATGATATAATCACTCGGCAAATCAAACAACCAGTCAACCTTCTAATAGCAGTGCAGCAGAACCTGCTCAACTAGCTTTGAGTCAAGCTCAGATACAACAGCTCATGTTTTTGGCCAACTCTCAGTC
This window of the Juglans regia cultivar Chandler chromosome 12, Walnut 2.0, whole genome shotgun sequence genome carries:
- the LOC108980554 gene encoding protein VARIATION IN COMPOUND TRIGGERED ROOT growth response-like, whose protein sequence is MLIAGKVAVIAATSRLQALSNCFSRPYCRPNHIQTVPVPVPPHDVFISHRGPDTRRNLSGLLYDHLLRLGHRPFLDYRNMKAGDKLSETIDTAIRDCKVGVVVFSPRFCESSYCLHELTLLIDYKKRVIPIFYNVKPSQLRVGDIYNGTCVSDQKELEIRFSRALEEAKNIVGLDFNSSKGYWSEFLQSASDAIIEQISQSS